In Helicoverpa armigera isolate CAAS_96S chromosome 20, ASM3070526v1, whole genome shotgun sequence, one DNA window encodes the following:
- the LOC126054854 gene encoding uncharacterized protein LOC126054854, with amino-acid sequence MDRCMNCTIALGRSNSIGRKVLEDEAILTVIRQWRASQPVTSENVVCQACWDLAQDVVLGRRAIDAPTQVGHSSVCLRCGRSLLARRFNHLLRNDSARESAIYNVIREWILPQTVDEASRICHSCWILADRAAVHMSTGPSTSSQSNPPPAQSSVGVSVGQLDENHDNILHEPENVSIQPEQNQGNDDVHEPSVELHSPSAPIVEPVQQHPEPTIVLPDYMRAVETERRCFIEGCQRTERYRVPLATRKMLLNEHKYYVPQNNRLCDIHLVIEAWDFLDSLRSNYLQTFTARHIQDMFTLKETPKERFLNFENIDNMDDHVVHTWIGFTKVQFRQLFDEVPQLIEIRNSSSVLAAYLIKLRSGDSNERLATLFKTSKKTLAKWLCQARDILTEHFVPRHLGLEHITREQIKERNLAIPSALFEGDSRPIAIFDGTYCYIEKALIIYIKKHTVCINIGT; translated from the exons ATGGATCGCTGTATGAATTGTACGATTGCGCTTGGTCGCAGTAATTCTATTGGAAGAAAAGTCTTGGAGGATGAGGCGATTTTAACAGTTATTCGTCAGTGGCGTGCATCTCAGCCT GTAACCAGTGAGAACGTTGTATGCCAAGCATGTTGGGACTTGGCCCAAGATGTGGTTCTTGGAAGACGTGCGATTGATGCACCAACCCAAGTTGGCCATTCAAGCGTATGTCTCCGCTGTGGTCGTTCACTCTTAGCCCGGCGGTTCAACCACCTTCTTCGTAATGATTCTGCTCGTGAATCTGCGATATATAATGTGATTAGAGAGTGGATTCTACCACAAACG gtGGACGAGGCAAGTCGTATATGCCATTCCTGTTGGATATTAGCAGACAGAGCTGCTGTTCATATGAGTACAGGTCCTTCGACTTCCTCACAAAGTAACCCACCGCCAGCCCAATCATCAGTTGGTGTTTCTGTTGGACAATTGGATGAAAATCATGACAACATTCTACACGAACCTGAGAATGTTTCCATTCAACCAGAACAAAACCAAGGTAATGATGATGTGCATGAACCCTCAGTGGAACTACATTCACCAAGTGCCCCAATTGTGGAACCAGTACAACAGCACCCTGAACCAACAATTGTATTGCCAGATTATATGCGGGCAGTTGAAACAGAGCGACGGTGCTTCATAGAAGGTTGCCAGAGAACTGAACGATATAGAGTTCCTCTAGCAACGAGAAAAATGTTGCTTAATgagcataaatattatgtaccacAAAATAATCGACTTTGTGATATACATTTAGTAATTGAGGCATGGGACTTCCTTGATAGTTTAAGgagtaattatttacaaacatttactgCAAGACATATCCAAGATATGTTTACACTAAAAGAAACCCCAAAAGAAaggtttttgaattttgaaaatattgataatatgGACGACCATGTTGTGCATACCTGGATCGGGTTTACTAAAGTTCAGTTCCGTCAATTATTTGATGAGGTTCCACAATTGATAGAAATTCGTAATAGTTCTTCAGTTTTAGCAGCCTATCTTATCAAATTAAGAAGTGGGGACTCAAATGAAAGATtagcaacattatttaaaacatctaaGAAAACTTTAGCCAAGTGGCTGTGTCAAGCCCGTGACATATTAACTGAACATTTTGTGCCTCGGCACTTAGGTTTAGAACACATCACTAgagaacaaataaaagaaaggaACTTAGCCATTCCTAGTGCTTTATTTGAAGGAGATTCTAGGCCCATCGCTATATTTGATGGAACTTACTGTTATATTGAAAAAGctctaattatttatatcaaaaaacaTACAGTTTGCATAAATATAGGAACTTAA